CGAGTTGAAGTAAATATAGTAATAGATACTCATCAGAAGCCTCGTTTAGTCTGGTAATGGCATACCTTGAAAAGCGTCACCATAAGATAATTGCTGGGAACGATAATTGTTGTAAACATTTAAATCAGAATATTTGGTGATGCTTACCATCTGACCACGGGATGACGAAAAGTGGAATTTAATAGTTCAAGCGCGTCTTCTACATCCATCGGTGCCCAACATTCGAGCAATGTTAAAGCTTGCCGAACTTCTGTTGCCGTTTCCCAATTGACGCACTTTAGGAATTTCGTCAAGGCTTTTTTGTGACTGCTAAGATAGAATCGATACTTCCAAATAATATCTTGTTCTTCACTGTTGAGTGGGTTGGTCGGCGAATAGCGGTAAACTATTGAGTTAAGAGTGTCTCGGGCACTGCAACAAACAATGATGCATAAATCGATGTAGTTGTTGTatagtaaaaaaaagtatatcGTTTTCATTTACATTGCATTCGGTTTTACATCCCTGTCTGAAGTTCCGGCTCTTGCTGATCGCGATAAACGGTGATGCTTACGTTCTACTAAGTTTTCCTGCCAAACCAGAATGATATCACATTAATGGGACTAAGTAATTGAAATGACTACATAAGAGTGAAACAGCAGATGATTGTTTACCTGATAAATTTCACAATCGGGTACTACAACTATCTTCGGTTTGGGTACATACGCGACAACCGATTGCACGTTCATCTCAAGATGTATTACAGAGTACtgaatagaaaacaaaaaatccacgGAATTGGCAAAATGCAGATAACAGCAAATAAATCGTAGTCCGCTACCTGGTTTTCACCGATGAAAAGTTGCGGAAATTCGACCATGAGGTAGAGAAACTGTGAGtttcttttctccatttcatttATGACCTCTAGTTCACGGAACGTTAGTCTGTCCAACCAATCTACCTATAAAAGTGAACCCAACAAAAAAGGACACCAGAATTGCATAAAATCGCTTTCTCCGAAAATAGCTTACCTTATTCATTTCACCGTTTCTATGCTCCTTGGCTAATTTTGAGAGGCGTTGCATTTGGCTGACTCCGTTAATCAAGGAATTACCTGGCAAACTTCTAGATTCTGTGGATTTCATTTGTGGCCACACCTTAAGATCATACAGCCCCTTCCACCAACGAAAAAATCCCATTAGCAAATGTGTGATTTAATAATACGGAGGTACTTACTTGGCGAAATAACCCATTtgtattaaaaaaagaaattgtgGTTCCTCCGACGACAGTCGCCTGTTCACGACCTCCTGCGCAGTCAAAAACTGTGAAACTGAGTACAGCCGATCTAGAGATATCCGTAAATCGAAGTGGTAAAGATACCCATTCGTTCCAGCTTCCGTCattataaaaagaaaatatgtAGATTAACACGTTCAACAGGCAGCGCTTTTTCTCTTAGCTTACCTCCATCGGGTAGTGAATTGCTTATGTGAAGTACAGACGGACAACCCAACAGGTGCACCATTGTCGAAAATCTGTATTTTCACCTTAAATGCCGGAACTTTTTCAGTGTGCATCCCGGAAAACTTGAGAAGTGGTTGGGCGATTAATTTTTCGTACGAATATCCCACATTTTCTCCTTCAAGAGTTCCACTatcaacacaaaaaagaggcTGAAAACCCGATTGAGCGACCTATCTTACAGAACTTACATCTTTATTGACAATTTCTCGTGCAGAGATGAGCTTCCAACGTAACGCAGCTTATTTTCCATGTTGGATGAAATGTTGAGAAAAACGCAGAATAAGAAGCTGTATATTTGCTCTTAGCTCTTTGTCTTTATCACGAAGTCCATGAAACtgcaaaaatgataaaaactcCAACGTTTTGCAGCAATTTCTAACCAAAACAATGTCACAGGTCCATTTCCGCCTCGAATTTAGACTTTTGGtgaaaattttgttttattttgggcAAAATGCACATGTCTTTTGATCATCACTGTAACTTTGCTTCATCGCTCACATCACTGCGGTTTGTGGAGTCAAATGTTCCGGGGTTCGGGACCTCggaactttcgactcctgAATCCGTTTATAACGAAATTGAAAGTGCGACGAAACGTGCgagcgaaatcgaaaatgCAAGCGaaaagatgctgccacacggagcgaaaatttacgcgcaaatttacacattaatagccgtggccacacggggcgaaaactctagcgcaaacgaaaaaattaatgccaaaacttttgcgcttcgatatgtttacatggccgggttgaggaaattaaaatcgtttttttgaagaaaaggattgaatacactagcaatgatcactcactgtcgatgtaaaccacaaaaagaacatattgtgagccctaccgtttgcaaaaagcttttacgctaggttttacgctccacggaccaataatcgtttgacagcatgtaaacggcaagcgtaaacgttttggcattaattttttcgtttgcgctagagttttcgccccgtgtggccacggctaatgccaaaatgttttcgcttcgtgtggcaggcgtaaaaacccgaaaatttataccgaaatgtcaaacgtattgtttacatctgtgtttgggccgctgaagttgatttccgaaaaaactttgcagtttttaacgattttgttgctgttgctgttatatttatattaaaaatgcaaaaacaatacaaaaaagaacctacattttcgtaaatagtGTTTGATaacgtcaagggttcagcgaaaatgtccgcggacgtataaaaatttgacagcgtgtaagggttaaacgaagccgttttggcattaattttttcgtttgcgctagagttttcgctccgtgtggcaccGCCTAAAAGTTTGAGCGCAATTGAAAATGCGAGCGAAAAGTGTGCGAGCCGCGAAACTTTCGACTCTTGGATCGTGTATATACAGCCATGACATGCATTTTTGAACTGCAGCGCGCTAGAGTTTGGGAGTTAATAAACTCAGCTCCCTAATAATCTTCAACTCACTTTTTGATATTTTCCGTATTAATAATCACCTCGGAACGAATTTGCCCGGCAGGAAACGCAGAACTCTCCACGGTCTTTTCAAACGCATTGTCGGGAAAAAGCTgcacactaaaaaaaaatggtagtACTTACTGCGCAAGCGCTAGGAATATCTTTAAAATCCAACAAAATTTATAATATTTTCGTCGCCCGGAAATAGTACTATCATAAAAACAGAACGATTTCATTATCATACTGTTAAGCTCCTctatctcgtcgtcgtctcgtaaTACAACCAATTATAATCAGAACGTGCCAACCTAGTTACGAGTATGCTGAAAGAATTAACTAGATTTTCCCTCCAGCATCGGACGCTGTATTGTTATGTGATTTTGAGCATATGGATATTCTTATTAATAGCTGGTAAGTAGCTGAAATTGTCGATTCATATAATCattgtaattaaaatattattacTAATGCAGGGATGTACAAGTACATTGGATCAATAGAAATGAACAATAATTTACTAACAATTCAGGGATTCGGCTACCATAAAACTAAAGAATATTTCATCGATGACGAGGGTTTTACGAGCTCCTTCATGCCTAATAGGTATTTAAACCAAAGCGAGTGTACACACCCTACCATGCTAATAGCTGGTGAGGAGGGAGGCTCTCTAGAAGGCTGGAATTTGCAGGGGATATTACTTCTTATACGGCACGGAGATCGAGGCCCTATGGCGCATGTACGAGGTATCAGTGGAGTTGATTGTGGATACGAGAATGACCCAGCCCTTGATAGGTACGTAAACTTCGTTCAGAACTCAACCACAAGCAGTACTACAAGTGGCTACTGGATGAAAACAGGTCCTTTTCATGGATTCCCTCTTCTCCCGGCCGCCACTAAGCTTTGTATGTTGGCACAGCTAACCCATAAAGGAATAGCACAAATGCTTCGCGTTGGAGACATCGTCAGACAGAAATACGCCAGCCTCTTGGGGTTGTACAAACGATATCCTTCTAATGGCTCAATGAAAAATACACCGCAAAACGGTACGGATGTTAATACTAAGCAGACGGCTGTAGGAGCTTTGTATAATATTGATGATGTAGTTATCTACTCGACACGCTACCGCCGTACTTTTCAATCTGGAATGGCTCTTCTATTCGCAGCTCTGCCACATGAAAAGTGGCTAGGATTGCACATCCAGGAGAGCCACAGCTTGTCATATTGCTTTTCAGATTGCGCCTGTCCGCAAGCAGAAAAGCTGAAGAGATCTCTTGCTAATGAAATGAGTTGGCACCTCGCTCAGCATCCGGCTATTGGAGCAATCACCCAATGGATCGGCGCAACGATACTACAAAATCCACAAGCTACTTCAGGACAAATTAATCCACTGGATGTTCGAGATGCGCTTTTATCACATATTTGCCACGCAGCCCCTCTGCCATGCCGTAAAGCTCATGAAGCAAAAAGCAGCCAAAGCAGTTCAACAGCAGATCCATTAGGTTTCGATCTTATCAATATTGATCAAGATGAAGATAACTCTGTTGGAACAGCGCCGTTCAACCACGTCAATGTGGATCAAACTGATAACCCAGTTGAGCAGCAATCATCGGATGATGAAGGATGTGTGGAACAAGCCCACGTAACTGCGTTAATGTCCTATGTCCATTGGGCTGGTGAGAAAGAGTTATACGGCCAAACGATGCGGCAACAAGGATTACTTCGTTCATATGGTTTGCTTAGAAATATCGTATCTTTCATGCTCAAAATGATATCGGGAGATCCAGTCAAACTCGTACTGTACTCGGCTCACGATAAAACTATTGAGTATCTGATTGCGTCCTTGGGAGTGCGCTTGGAGCACCCGTTTGTTCCGTATGCATCACGAATGGTGTTTGAAGTATATAAAAGTGAAAAGGATATCCAACACTACTTTCGGCTGGTGTATAACGGAAGAGATATTACAAATGCGATCGATGTTTGCGCTAGTGGCAAAAGTCTTAGAGTTCCTAGAGGTAATCGTGGTGGACGTGGTTACCTTTGTCCGattgaaaatataattcgtttcATACACGATGACTATTTTCATTCTCTCAATGCAACAAATTACAAAGATGCCTGCATGATTAAACAGGAATTGTAACACTAGCATTAATAATTCTCACTATTACTGATAATTAACATAAGACATTAGGTCCCATTTCACGGTGAGTTATTAGTAATCGAAAAATAGCCTTTAACCGATATTAAATATCGATTAAGTAAATGTATCCCTTTAACTTCACTAGCCGAAATATTTATGAATAAGAGGTTTTTTGTGCTAATTATGGGTTTAATTTTGTGATGGGTTTTAGAAAAATGTGACACTTTATGGTGACCTAATAAGTACAAATAAACGtaacgaaaacgaaatttaAACCCTTCGTATTTTTTATTCACGCAGCCGAAACAATATTGTGGCTCTCGGGTAGAGGGCGATCACTTTCTTCATGAAAATAGAATATGGAGAATGTATCATTGTTAAATAAGTCTATTGCTTAAAACAATAGGTCGTAGCTTGGAGATGGAAACTGCTAGCGAAAAGACATTGACATCATTGGATTTCCAGGCTTGAAATTTTGCTTGAAAATGCGCTCATATTACAATGCTcaatagatgctgccacacggagcgaaaatttacgcgcaaatttacacattaatgccaaaatgttttcgcttcgtgtggcaggggtaaaaacccgaaaatttatatcgaaatgtcaaacgtattatTTACagctgtgttttggccgctgaagttgatttccgaataaattttgcagtttttaacgattttgttggtgttgctgttatatttatattaaaaatgcaaaaacaatacaaaaaagaacctacattttcgtaaataaagagatgctgccacacggagcgaaaatttgcgcgcaaatttgcacattaatgccaaaatgttttcgcttcgtgtggcaggcgtaaaaacccgaaaatttatgccgaaatgtcaaacgtattgttttcatctgtgttttggccgctgaagttgatttccgaataaattttgcagtttttaacgattttgttgctgttgctgttgctgttatatttatattaaaaatgcaaaaacaatacgaaaataacctacattttcgtaaataaagcgttcgatagcgtcaagggttcagcgaaaaagtccgcggacgtataaaagtttgacagcgtgtaagggttaagcgaaaccgttttggcattaattttttcgtttgcgctagagttttcgccccgtgtggccacggctaagtgtttgatagcgtcaagggttcagcgaaaatgtccgcggacgtataaaaatttgatagcgtgtaagggttaaacgaaaccgttttggcattaattttttcgtttgcgctagagttttcgccccgtctggcaccgcctaatagccgtggccacacggggcgaaaatttgcgcgcaaatttgcacattaatgccaaaatgttttcgcttcgtgtggcaggggtaaaaacccgaaaatttatgccgaaatgtcaaacgtattgttttcatctgtgttttggccgctgaagttgatttccgaaaaaattttgcagtttttaacgatattgttgctgttgctgttatatttatattaaaaatgcaaaaacaatacgaaaagaacctacattttcgtaaataaagcgttcgatagcgtcaagggttcagcgaaaatgtccgcggacgtataaaaatttgatagcgtgtaagggttaagcgaaaccgttttgacattaattttttcgtttgcgccaaggtactttaaagagacaggtagcatcttaaccgctttgacaggtcaccattttgaatttgtttgacattcatagcagggcgcttttataaacaaaaccacgtgagtttcaagaagaagaagaagaagaagatatgggcaagtttggtggttttatcagggaaagtacctgatttcactctttttcgaatgtttaaatgattcatctctctatttaagatcattcgagcgaccgagttatgtttaacagcgagtgagcacggtccaggaacgctagctagctcttgttctaggccgggtggcaagacctacggaccgataccatattgaaacactaggaagaattttgagaatatttgcataaactttaactttcgtgccacttttcgtgaatttgaactgtcgtaataccacagaaaagcgaaaacagctccgaaaagagcgttcccgaagtaaacatcccaccatcccgtgaatgtcaaactctgaagttttttctaaaatacgatcgaggatttgttctggataaagctacctgtctttttaaagtaccttggtttgcgctagagttttcgccccgtgtggccacggctaatgagtTCCTTATAGTAAAACATCGCAATTTCATGATTTCCATTTACCATGTTTGGGTCCGTTGAGGCGAATGAAACGTAGTCTTgctgaaataaaatattttcagGACTGTCAAAAGTTTGCTTGAACCATTGTAAAATATGGTACTTCAAAATAAAGTtacaaatttcaattaatgttGACGATATAACGACGTAATTGAAGCTGTTAGCATCATAACTCCAGTAGGACGCTTGGAAGGGAAcatcaattttattttctctatGTTGTCAAGGGTAATGTAAAGGGTAAAACGGGAGAAATTTTATGGTGTTTATCACAAACAATTTCTCATCAGAGAACACGTTTCTCGCCTGTGTAGAAATCATACAACTATCGATTATACGTATATTTTAACAGGCGTCGTATGCGATATTACTTATTTGTCGAGGAAAGATAACAACATGCCGACAGTATAAGCCACAtatcgttttccacttttgaATATGAATAATGGATTATTTTCGATATGATAGTTACCCGTGATAagtgttttgttgaaaattggtacataataaattataaaatttaGTTGGGGAAATCGTCGATTCTGTTTTCGGCCTATCGTCGAAATAGAcaataaaaatccaaaattATTGAGAGTTAACGATGTTAGTAAAACCAAAAGGAACATAGAAGAGGTATCAACCAACGCTCATTTTCTAAAAAAGGATGAATTCTTTTTCGCGCGCAATTATGTGAAACTAGCATTATCTTATGGAGCCCTTTTCCTGCAGCTGTTTCAAGATAATTAGGATACTACTAGGAAAAACTGAAAGAAATGATGGAATCGAAATTTTTTCTGGCATATATTCAATCGTATCTTTGCTGATTGGGTCCGAATGCGCATGCTTCATATCTAGTTATCGGCAGGATACCGTGGTTGATTGTAGTGAAAAAATTAGAGTTTAAAAAGTTCCCTAGCGTGCATCAAATTGCTCCCAGTTcttatttatggttttttaTTGCACTGTCGATGGTATAATGTTCAAGTTTGTTAAAGGGTGAACGATTGGCAAAATCTAGAAGTGCGTTTTGAAGTTGGAAGATTCCCATTTTTTATCAAGGGAGGGcaaaaatttgatttttatttgcacTAAAGTTCAATTacggaagtggaaaacaaaatgtctTAGCATTATTACATTTATATATCTTTATATTTATATTGTATATATCCATTTTTTATAACAATAGACGAGCCCACTCTTCTCGAGTAAATTATTATATTTGTTATTGGTCAATTCTTTCCgttcctttcatttcattacaaaCTTAGTTGGAATTTATGTTTCTAGCTGCATTCACCACTTCTCATTTCCATAGTTGGCAGCTTGTTTATAAAATGGAACCACGGCAAGCAAATGTGTATACACGTCCCAGTGGAATTGAAATGGATCAGTCTAGTTCGGTTCTGTTGCGTGCGAATCATGTTAAGCCGCCTGAAATACCAGTTCGTGCCGGATCTTCAAGTATAAAGGCACCAGAAGTTCCACCGAAAAATATTATCAAAAGACCAACGACAATAGCAACATCTAATAGCGGTAATGAAAGTAGTATTGCAGATGGGTCTGTAGGAACACTGCTTCTTGGGCCTACATCTTCGcgaaattctcagaaagcgatcCATCACGCCAAAAGTAATTTTCCACAATTCACATCAGCCGGCACTACGACAAGTGCATCAATTGCTTCAAcatgttcaacaaaaactaCGGATAAAATTGTAACCTCTGTTTCCTCCACACATCACGAATCAGGCAAAGTAGTCTCCAAACAAACTGAACTAGAAGACTACGGCTCAGAGGATGCTCTTCGGGGAATCGAGAGTGGACTTCGAAACGTTGAACGTGCCATAAAAGAACAAATGATTTTAAGATCGACGATAGATGGAGAGGACCCATCGAAGATGTCAAACGTCCTGAAATTTGTTCGTCATGAGGTGTTAGGGAAGCTCCCGAATAACATGGGATCAGCTACAACGCTAGAGAATTCATTTGAAACAGTATCGGGCCCTACCGTTTTGCAAGGGTTGAAATACGATCTTTTTGACCAGGGACAGAGGAAAATCAGCTTAGAACGTGGAGCCAGCATGGAAAAATTGCGATACAATACGGGAGGCTCAGGCGACTTTAATAGTGAAAATAGTATGAGCGGTCTAGAACGAGGCACGCAGCAACGTCCTTTAGAGCACCACTTTAGATCTCTGGATCGTCATCTACCTGTCGATCTTCAGTATACCTCTACTCAACGGCAAAGATCACAAGAAATGGAGTTTATCAAGCAACAGCTTCTTCCGGTTATAGCTAGGAACAAGGATTCCAATAGCTTGAATCGTATGGGAAGTTCTAAGGAAGATCTCAGATCAAGGAGACGTTCTTCGCATGACGAGAGTTTGTTTACTAGCAGCAACACAGGTAAATGAACGAAGCTAAACGAAGTGCAATATAATCAAATCTAACTCTCCTTTGTCGTGCAAGTTATGCGTATAAAAGATTCCACACAATGGGACGAATCGACACAATCGGTTatgcaaagaaaaacacagCTAACGGCAATGCTAGGTGATTCGCAAAGGCAAGATTAACCGAAATCTATGTATTATAAAATAGAGAACTATTATTGACTAATTCATTGTGACTCACAGATACGAAGCTAAAAGATTAGAAATAGATGCTTGGCTGACAAAGATGGAGACAATAACAGAACGAATGGGGCCTGTTGCAACGACGGCGGATGTTTTAGAGATACAACATAAAGAACAAAAGGTAAGCTATACGCTGgtaatcaaaaataaaataaaatggtaGTGGATAATCAATATGCTTCATTCTAGTCATTTCACGCTGAGTTCCATAAATTTAACCATCAAATAGAGTTGTTCAACCAATTGACTCAAAAACTGATTTCAGTTTATCAATGTGATGACACATCAAGAATAAAACGAATGACGGAATCCATTAATCTAAGGTAAACCAAGAAAGCAATTGGGTTTTCATGTCCTTGTGATTTTTAATATTAAACGGATTGTATGTAATCTTCTTATTTGCGGAATTAGATACAATAACTTAAACACTTCGATAATCTCCCGAGGAAAACAACTACACGCCGCAATGCACTCACTACAAACATTCGATAGAACTTTTGAACAGGTAGGATGGAAATGTCTGAGTCTTAAACTAAACGAAGTAATCGTTCTTCTTGGGTAGTTTCTAGGATGGCTGAGTGAAGCAGAATCATTTTGTGAAAACGCTGAATCGGAAGCTGAGCGGAACCCACACTGTCTACAGGTAAGCCATGAGATCACCATAAGTTTTTGAATGCAAAAATGGTCCTGAGGAATGGTCAACTCAGGCCATATTACTTTGTTTTCGCGTGAAATGATAATTTCCTGAGGACAAATTTTACTTTTAGAGGACAAATactgaaattgaaattagACATACATTAATTGACTGTTCAATATAAGTGTATGCCTTTTTAATATATACTAGTTGATCCCGCAAACTTCGTTCTGCGACTCGACTCTTGAATTTCGACTACGCAATCCTAAGGTATGCATTAAAAAGAGACAacatttgaatggtgataagaaaaaaagacaGATAATTTAGTTCTATAAACTACATATGGAGCGTAATTTTAACAGTTTACTGTCAAATAATTGAAACCTCTATCAGCCGAACTCTAAAcgagatggcgaaaatagtgaaaattgcaacaatcaaaaaagcacagaaatcaCTGAAAAACATGTGCACACATAtattttcgttccgttttgtgtgaaaattGATGCAATTACCTTCTATGTGTAATTTACAGAACCCAATTATCTgtcttggtttttttcttatcaccatttaaattttgtctctttttgaACGCAATTGCTAAGGATTGCACAGTCGACATCCAAGGAGGCTTCATGTGTCGAGTGACAGAACGAAATATGCGGGGTGAACTAGTTTATTTCCAATCGTGATTGGTCAACATTCCGCCCGCTCCATCTGAGGCAAAGGCAAAAGACTGGGAAACTGGTCCAGAAATGAAAAAGCGATATTTAGTTTTAGTATGCCGTGCTACTCAACCATTGAGCTTACCATTGTGCTCTATGACTTGTAGCTCAGGACTATTAAGATAATATTGATCACATAAAAAACGTGCATCTCTGACGACCAGGTGGGGATCGCACAACGGATCTATACTTCCAATTTGTCGCCTGTTTGCGGTATATCCCCAAAAAGTATTGCTAGAAATACAAGAAATGCAATGAGATACTAGTATCACAAGGAATACTGGCAAGGACTACGTAAGCAATGTTATTAATCAAAAAGGTGTGTATGGCTGTATCTCACGAATCTGCTTACTATGCTGGTTGATGAGCATACGAATGCTGATACGAGGCATGATAAGGCGATCTAGGAAATACTGTATAATTTTATGGACAAGAGGTAGCACTTTCCAATTTATGAACTATCTTATCGCATCCCGCCTGTTCCGTCGCACTGATAGTTCACAAATTTCGAGAATGAACGAAAACTTACCGAAATCTATAAATCGCTTTATGCTGAGTGGCGAAGGATTAAATTGGGAGTAAAAGTCCAACATTTTGTTGATATTGGAGAAACGTACAGGAAACAGCCTCATCAAGTTCTCAGATCTACGTTCCGAACAGTGACTATACACCACTTTGATAAAGAATCGCACTGCTTTAGGGTAGCGGTTCTACAAGAACACTGTACACCGGTAACGATAGCGGGAGTTGCAAACGACTTGATTTCTGCTTATCACGCCAGATTCCAACTTTTCCAAGTTTTAAAACAATATCAGATCCGatccctaacctcaaactGAACCGAAACAAGGCAGCAAGGCGATCCCCACGCGATCcccacatacgcacgcacaatgcacagacacacactagAAATCTGCCCatagaaaacaagaaaactgCCTCTGCAGAATTGTCTCTGCAGCAAAACCCACAAGATACTGATCGTGGCCCTGTAACTATTTTCATCGACTTTTCGTAGCAAATTTGTACTGATTTTGTGAAAATGTGCTTTTTTCGCTGAATTCAGGTTTCTAGTACTCATAGGCTTCTAAGTTAAGATCTAGGGTTCTGCGCAGGCCTCTTGAACGTTTGCGCAGCCTTCACCAGTAGAATGGTCGGTTGTGCTACACTGCAAACGAATTGTTAAAGCGTTTTGTTAGAAGCAAGAGGAGtgaaataatgatgatgcatttTGCAGGATTTACAGTCAGATATTGATTCCAACCGTAAGGTGTACGAAGGACTTGATAGTACGGGAAGAAAATTGCTGCGTTCATTGACTTCTCAGGAGGATGCAGTGATGCTGCAACGCAAACTGGATGAAATGAATCAACGATGGAATCATCTTAATTCACGCAGTGCGGCTATCAGAAATCGTTTGGAGTCGAATTCAGAGCACTGGAATGCATTATTGCTTTCAACACGCGAATTGACTGAGTGGGTCATTCGGAAAAATACAGAGCTTACATCGATCGGATTTGGATCCATAAACGGCGATTCCAACAGTTTGCAAAAGCAATTAGTAAGTGCAATATCACTACTAGGAACTGTATAATCTTGACGGGATTCTCATTTATTATATTCAATTTACAGGATGAGCACAAAGCATTTCGCAGAAGGCTTGACGATAAGAAGTCAATAATCGAAAATAATCTAATAAGTGGTAGACAATACATATCGAATGAATCACCACTCTCAGACACTAGTGACTCAGAGGGTTAGAATAATGAATCTAGCCATTGTTTGTGATTCAAACaagttttttttgcatttacaGCTATTGATGAAATTATGTACATATCTGCTGACCAGCAACATCGCATACTTAGTCGTAACATTCGTCGAGAAGTAAATAAACTGTCCGAGCAGTGGACATTACTTATAGAAAGGTGcgataaatggaaacatcGGCTGGACGAAAACGTGACGGTTAGTACCAAAAGATATTCTCAATCGAGTTGCTTAAATAAGTCTATCATTCCGCAGAGAATGCGTCAGTTTCAAAAAATTCTTGATGATTTGAGCTCGCGAGTTGCATCGGCAGAAACAATAACACACTCCTGGGCATCGCCGTTACCTGGTGCGGATGCAACTGAAGAGGTGCAGCATCTGCAGCGTCTAAAGGACAAGTTGGTTACCGCCAACGCATTACTGGATGATTGTAATGAGCAGCAGaatttcttctcctcttgtCATGTAATTATGCCAAGTCCAATCCTTGCAAAGCTGGAAGATATAAGTACACGGTATGAAGAATTGATAGCTCCAATAACTgcgaatttttttttcaaaattgtcATAATCGATGggtaatttttaaaaaaatccttttcagCATGAAACT
The sequence above is a segment of the Anopheles darlingi chromosome 2, idAnoDarlMG_H_01, whole genome shotgun sequence genome. Coding sequences within it:
- the LOC125948766 gene encoding 2-phosphoxylose phosphatase 1, whose product is MLKELTRFSLQHRTLYCYVILSIWIFLLIAGMYKYIGSIEMNNNLLTIQGFGYHKTKEYFIDDEGFTSSFMPNRYLNQSECTHPTMLIAGEEGGSLEGWNLQGILLLIRHGDRGPMAHVRGISGVDCGYENDPALDRYVNFVQNSTTSSTTSGYWMKTGPFHGFPLLPAATKLCMLAQLTHKGIAQMLRVGDIVRQKYASLLGLYKRYPSNGSMKNTPQNGTDVNTKQTAVGALYNIDDVVIYSTRYRRTFQSGMALLFAALPHEKWLGLHIQESHSLSYCFSDCACPQAEKLKRSLANEMSWHLAQHPAIGAITQWIGATILQNPQATSGQINPLDVRDALLSHICHAAPLPCRKAHEAKSSQSSSTADPLGFDLINIDQDEDNSVGTAPFNHVNVDQTDNPVEQQSSDDEGCVEQAHVTALMSYVHWAGEKELYGQTMRQQGLLRSYGLLRNIVSFMLKMISGDPVKLVLYSAHDKTIEYLIASLGVRLEHPFVPYASRMVFEVYKSEKDIQHYFRLVYNGRDITNAIDVCASGKSLRVPRGNRGGRGYLCPIENIIRFIHDDYFHSLNATNYKDACMIKQEL